From one Syntrophales bacterium genomic stretch:
- the secF gene encoding protein translocase subunit SecF: MEILKSETHYNFVKLMKPTVFLSLAVIIIGIASLIWHGGPNYGIDFSGGTLIQIKFKNATHTDKIRSAFQSAGFEGSIIQDYGPLEVMVRTPETGKNAASLTTDVEKAAQTAFGAGNYEIRRIEMVGPKVGKDLTRKAILAIIFSWIGILVYVGIRFEFRYALGGIIALVHDVLITITFLSLFDKEFDLNIVAALLTIIGYSINDTIVIFDRIRENARKNIRQSLDDIINASVNQTLSRTILTSFTVFIVLLVLFFFGGQVIHDFTFALIVGTVSGVYSTVFIASPIVLLFEKIRPSGLKRKK, from the coding sequence ATGGAAATATTAAAATCAGAAACCCATTATAATTTTGTAAAGTTGATGAAACCAACGGTGTTTTTGTCACTGGCGGTTATTATAATAGGGATTGCATCACTGATATGGCATGGGGGGCCCAATTACGGAATTGATTTCTCCGGCGGGACCCTTATTCAGATAAAGTTCAAAAACGCTACCCATACCGACAAGATTCGGAGCGCCTTCCAGTCAGCCGGGTTTGAAGGAAGCATCATTCAGGATTACGGTCCCCTCGAGGTTATGGTAAGAACCCCTGAAACAGGAAAGAATGCGGCAAGCCTGACCACTGACGTCGAAAAGGCCGCGCAAACCGCCTTCGGCGCCGGCAATTACGAGATTCGGCGCATCGAGATGGTAGGCCCCAAGGTCGGCAAAGATCTGACGCGCAAGGCGATACTGGCAATCATTTTTTCATGGATCGGAATACTTGTCTATGTGGGAATCAGGTTCGAGTTCCGGTACGCCCTCGGGGGAATCATCGCCCTTGTCCACGACGTCCTGATAACGATAACCTTCCTTTCGCTGTTCGACAAGGAATTTGACCTGAATATCGTTGCCGCCCTTTTGACCATTATCGGGTACTCGATCAACGACACCATCGTAATTTTTGACCGGATCCGCGAAAATGCCCGTAAAAACATAAGACAATCACTGGACGATATTATTAATGCCAGCGTCAACCAGACACTCAGCCGAACGATCCTGACCTCGTTTACGGTCTTTATTGTTCTGTTGGTTTTGTTCTTTTTCGGCGGGCAGGTTATCCATGATTTTACCTTCGCTTTGATCGTCGGCACAGTATCCGGCGTTTATTCAACAGTTTTTATTGCCAGTCCGATCGTGCTGCTTTTTGAAAAAATCCGGCCTTCCGGGCTTAAAAGGAAAAAATAG
- a CDS encoding DUF456 domain-containing protein, with the protein MTPIELLGTGFFMLVLLLGIFSILFGFPGTVVILIDAAVYAAFTGFDRIGGKILIVLFILSILAELSDFAIGMAGAVKFGASKKSLLASFLGGMIGAILLSPVMLGLGAVLGAFLGGFVGVFTVELLQQLNLKPALRAAWGSIVGRAAGICVKGAFALAMTVITLTGVYN; encoded by the coding sequence TTGACGCCGATTGAGCTTTTAGGAACAGGTTTTTTCATGCTGGTTTTGCTGCTGGGGATATTCTCTATCCTTTTCGGCTTTCCCGGGACGGTGGTCATCCTGATCGACGCGGCTGTTTATGCCGCGTTTACCGGCTTTGACCGAATCGGCGGAAAAATCCTGATTGTACTGTTTATTCTCTCCATCCTGGCCGAATTGTCCGATTTTGCGATCGGCATGGCCGGCGCCGTAAAATTCGGCGCCTCAAAAAAATCTCTCCTGGCTTCTTTTCTGGGAGGCATGATCGGGGCCATTCTCCTGTCTCCAGTCATGCTGGGGTTAGGGGCCGTTTTGGGGGCCTTTTTAGGGGGTTTTGTCGGCGTTTTTACCGTAGAGCTTCTCCAGCAGCTTAATCTGAAACCAGCGTTGCGGGCCGCCTGGGGTAGTATTGTCGGCAGGGCGGCCGGCATCTGCGTCAAGGGGGCCTTCGCGCTTGCAATGACCGTGATCACCCTCACGGGCGTCTATAATTAA
- the lepB gene encoding signal peptidase I: MTKQKSKLREYLEAIILAVVIAFFVRTFVVQAYKIPSGSMKPTLLIGDHLLVTKFNYGVKLPLIRSTLIPLGKPKRGDIVVFIYPEDRSKDFIKRMIGLPGDTIEVRNKQVFINNLPWNDTYGKHVDNIVIPGAVQPRDNFGPVTVPEDSFFVMGDNRDESYDSRFWGFVRQQDILGKALVIYWSWDSENNSVRWNRIGKILN; the protein is encoded by the coding sequence ATGACCAAGCAAAAATCGAAATTACGGGAATATTTAGAGGCAATCATTTTAGCGGTTGTAATCGCCTTCTTCGTAAGAACATTCGTCGTTCAGGCCTACAAGATTCCCTCCGGCTCCATGAAACCGACCCTGCTGATCGGCGACCATCTGCTGGTAACCAAATTTAACTACGGCGTTAAGCTGCCGTTAATACGCTCAACTCTGATTCCGCTCGGCAAACCAAAACGGGGCGATATAGTTGTTTTCATTTATCCTGAAGACAGATCCAAGGATTTTATCAAACGGATGATCGGGCTTCCCGGGGACACGATAGAGGTGCGGAACAAGCAGGTTTTTATCAACAACCTTCCTTGGAATGACACATACGGAAAGCATGTGGACAATATAGTCATCCCCGGCGCCGTCCAGCCCCGCGACAACTTCGGCCCGGTGACAGTGCCTGAGGACTCATTTTTCGTGATGGGAGACAACCGGGATGAAAGCTATGACAGCCGCTTCTGGGGATTCGTCCGTCAACAGGATATACTGGGCAAGGCGCTGGTCATCTACTGGTCGTGGGACAGTGAAAACAACAGCGTGCGCTGGAACAGAATCGGGAAAATACTCAACTGA
- a CDS encoding Nramp family divalent metal transporter — protein MGNAVNKRVSGFLHAFFGAGRWRKLWLFFALIGPGIITSNVDNDAGGITTYSLAGADYGLSLLWTLIPITGVLIVIQEMCARMGVVSGKGLSDLIRERFGARITFYLMIALFLTNLGNTISEFAGIAASMEIFGVSRYISVPVSAAFVWWLVVKGNYKSVEKVFLFACVIYFSYIISGFMGNPDWSAVGSAFLTPVFRMDAGFLAMVVALVGTTIAPWMQFYLQSSVVDKGLKADDYPFTRLDVIFGSIMVNVIAFFIILLCAMTLFKNGIRIESAVDAAQALAPLAGEYAALLFAFGLLNASLFAASILPISTAYTICEAFGWESSLDRKFLQAPQFYSLYTLMIFLGAGIILLPDMPLIGIMFYSQVINGALLPVILVFMLLLVNDKRIMGKYVNGPIMNVISWLTVAVLTLLSLAMIGFSLFG, from the coding sequence ATGGGCAATGCGGTCAACAAAAGGGTTAGTGGCTTTTTGCACGCATTTTTCGGCGCGGGCCGCTGGCGGAAGCTTTGGCTTTTTTTCGCCCTCATTGGGCCGGGAATCATTACTTCCAATGTTGACAACGATGCCGGCGGAATAACAACCTACTCGCTGGCCGGCGCCGATTACGGCCTTTCGCTTTTGTGGACGCTCATCCCGATTACCGGGGTGCTGATCGTAATCCAGGAGATGTGCGCCCGGATGGGGGTGGTTTCGGGCAAGGGTTTATCCGACTTGATACGGGAGCGTTTCGGGGCGCGGATTACCTTTTACCTGATGATCGCCCTTTTTCTGACGAACCTCGGCAACACGATCTCCGAATTTGCCGGAATCGCGGCGAGCATGGAGATTTTTGGCGTCAGCAGATATATATCCGTGCCTGTGAGCGCGGCTTTTGTCTGGTGGCTGGTGGTGAAAGGGAATTACAAATCCGTCGAGAAGGTATTTCTCTTTGCCTGTGTTATTTATTTTTCTTATATAATTTCAGGCTTTATGGGAAATCCTGACTGGAGTGCAGTGGGATCAGCATTCCTAACCCCGGTATTCAGAATGGATGCTGGTTTTCTGGCGATGGTTGTGGCGCTTGTCGGAACGACGATTGCCCCCTGGATGCAGTTTTACCTGCAATCGTCCGTTGTTGACAAGGGGCTGAAGGCCGATGACTATCCCTTTACCCGGCTGGATGTGATCTTTGGGTCGATTATGGTCAACGTGATCGCGTTTTTCATCATTTTGCTTTGCGCGATGACGCTCTTTAAAAACGGAATCAGAATCGAGAGCGCTGTTGACGCCGCTCAGGCTTTAGCCCCGCTTGCGGGGGAGTACGCGGCGCTGCTTTTCGCCTTTGGGCTTCTTAACGCATCCTTGTTTGCCGCCTCGATACTGCCCATTTCCACCGCTTATACGATCTGCGAGGCCTTCGGCTGGGAATCGAGTCTTGACAGAAAGTTTCTGCAGGCCCCCCAGTTTTACAGCCTCTACACTTTGATGATTTTTCTGGGCGCGGGAATTATTCTTCTTCCAGACATGCCGCTTATTGGCATCATGTTTTATTCACAGGTCATAAACGGGGCGCTGCTGCCGGTCATTCTTGTCTTCATGCTGCTTTTGGTAAACGACAAGCGCATTATGGGAAAGTATGTCAACGGCCCGATAATGAATGTTATTTCCTGGCTTACGGTTGCCGTATTGACTTTATTATCACTGGCAATGATCGGTTTCTCTTTGTTTGGTTGA